A window from Setaria italica strain Yugu1 chromosome VIII, Setaria_italica_v2.0, whole genome shotgun sequence encodes these proteins:
- the LOC101776311 gene encoding uncharacterized protein LOC101776311, whose product MAAASDRAEVDTARPFRSVKEAVAVFGDRITVGESHSRHSSSAAATATPNANASASANSMPTASAKHEASSSSSTMTFSPNPMAEAEEEIMPATVPMYSAPSSPPSLASSPSPIKARGDDRDHEVGGLVVMRSIRKLEAEVAETRHEVAQLRKRGNEMEMAVASLNAQLHRGLSKLAEMEADRAAAAARRSIGGDTDVASTLRSERWGDKLGAGEYLPSFSHALSLGEIDDAELMGSRSRKAQKVKPIVPLIGDILFSKRKSTKEKVDDGFYSGDLYSVLG is encoded by the coding sequence ATGGCTGCAGCATCGGACCGTGCCGAGGTCGACACGGCCCGCCCGTTCCGGTCTGTCAAGGAGGCCGTCGCCGTGTTCGGGGATCGCATCACCGTCGGCGAGAGCCACTCCAGGCACAGTAGCagtgctgccgccaccgccacccccaaTGCCAATGCCAGTGCTAGTGCCAATTCCATGCCTACCGCAAGTGCCAAGCATgaagctagcagcagcagcagcaccatgaCCTTTTCTCCAAACCCAATGGCAGAAGCTGAAGAGGAGATCATGCCCGCCACTGTGCCGATGTACTCCgctccgtcctcgccgccgtcgctcgcgtcgtcgccgtcgccgatcAAGGCGCGCGGCGACGACCGGGACCATGAGGTGGGTGGGCTCGTGGTCATGCGCTCCATCCGGAAGCTGGAGGCGGAAGTGGCCGAGACGAGGCATGAGGTGGCGCAGCTCAGGAAGCGCGGGAACGAGATGGAGATGGCCGTGGCCAGCCTCAACGCGCAGCTACACCGGGGCCTCTCCAAGCTCGCCGAGATGGAGGCCgacagggcggcggcggcggcgcggcgcagcaTCGGCGGCGACACCGACGTGGCGTCCACGCTCCGGAGCGAGCGGTGGGGCGACAAGCTCGGAGCGGGCGAGTACCTGCCGTCATTCTCGCACGCGCTGAGCCTTGGCGAGATCGACGACGCTGAGCTCATGGGAAGCCGGAGTAGGAAGGCGCAGAAGGTGAAGCCCATCGTGCCGCTCATCGGCGACATCCTCTTCTCCAAGAGGAAGAGCACCAAGGAGAAGGTCGATGATGGATTCTACAGTGGTGATCTTTACAGCGTGTTAGGCTAG
- the LOC111258248 gene encoding uncharacterized protein LOC111258248, which produces MPLKQDDGQVQGQAPPGGSLCLWMVTVLLLLSLLAGGGCLAAYILLPPHEMPAWLPAVGLALVALPWAFWILTCAYRCAVARAAERRMMAVAPAASGSMCSRSGS; this is translated from the coding sequence atgCCGCTCAAGCAGGACGACGGCCAGGTCCAAGGGCAAGCGCCGCCCGGAGGCAGCTTGTGCTTGTGGATGGTCacggtgctcctcctcctctccctgctcgccggcggcgggtgccTCGCCGCCTACATCCTGCTGCCACCACACGAGATGCCGGCCTGGCTCCCCGCCGTCGGCCTGGCGCTTGTCGCGCTCCCCTGGGCGTTCTGGATCCTCACGTGCGCGTACCGGTGCGCCGTGGCCCGGGCCGCTGAGCGCAGAATGATGGCCGTCGCGCCGGCAGCCTCCGGCAGCATGTGCTCGCGCTCCGGCTCATGA